From Argopecten irradians isolate NY chromosome 12, Ai_NY, whole genome shotgun sequence, one genomic window encodes:
- the LOC138305130 gene encoding LOW QUALITY PROTEIN: protein tyrosine phosphatase domain-containing protein 1-like (The sequence of the model RefSeq protein was modified relative to this genomic sequence to represent the inferred CDS: deleted 2 bases in 1 codon) encodes MPKLKLRNMEPDRDEHSHPGEEGLVWTKEHAQLSKGKDPKAGYNKFTEQARGMISQEKICAMFCGGKKCKYCNPDLWPKEKMVINGLYSSWITENIVAMSRPSDDLIDKFSIINQFKEKGIRTIINMQSQGEHADCGYGILSKTGFSYTPQRFMDEGIYFYNFSWPDYGVGTLSSILDMVKVMQFAVSEGKVAVHCHAGLGRTGVMIATYLVFTNRISGNMAIHYVRSQRPSSIQTRGQMEIIQEFEVYLKPFRIVFASKAKDTHEFTLSHFLNRQKHVLHGYEARKLKFVPKIVYVTCERLLELAGLGNSLSRFIQSSEHEFHVEHLKTIPEDGEVSLPRNESKSSLDELATSSSKNMSTQKEKTALSRTKSVSMEDLKDEKLKSLHVPGDNQSDTSSRNLSPDTSLEGDQGLEAVKPKTATKRKYTLEDVAAELGATSYPQEVFDKADKHEMDLNDKDDAWSKLAQEADPAVVSLVLWEWLDQLKEPILRAQDLKSILPYKDDPETGLQKLEKGSRNTILYVVKVIEKLKPISEDVEAKIYEKLMSYLTQQWVMATTDLLSTTDSWAMSTRDSTDDSRDHWVDMKPKTAADLTTFFNNLQNFVKSTDKEK; translated from the exons ATGCCAA AACTAAAGCTAAGGAATATGGAGCCTGACAGGGATGAACATTCTCATCCGGGTGAAGAAGGCCTCGTCTGGACAAAAGAACATGCTCAACTCTCAAAAG GTAAAGACCCAAAGGCGGGCTACAATAAGTTTACAGAACAGGCGCGGGGGATGATATCACAGGAAAAGATCTGTGCTATGTTCTGTGGAGGGAAGAAGTGCAAGTACTGTAACCCAGACCTCTGGCCAAAGGAGAAAATGGTCATCAACGGACTCTACTCAAGCTG GATTACAGAGAACATTGTCGCCATGTCCCGACCATCTGATGATCTGATAGACAAATTCAGCATCATAAACCAATTCAAAGA GAAGGGTattagaacaataattaatATGCAGTCCCAGGGAGAACATGCTGACTGTGGGTATGGAATCTTATCAAAGACTGGCTTCTCCTACACTCCACAGAGGTTCATGGACGAAGGCA TCTACTTTTACAACTTTTCCTG GCCAGACTATGGTGTGGGGACACTTAGCTCTATACTAGACATGGTCAAGGTCATGCAGTTTGCTGTCTCCGAGGGGAAGGTTGCCGTTCATTGCCATGCAGGTCTAG GTCGTACCGGAGTAATGATAGCTACCTACCTTGTATTTACCAACCGTATATCTGGTAACATGGCCATTCACTACGTCAGGTCACAGAG ACCAAGTTCTATACAAACAAGAGGACAGATGGAAATCATACAGGAGTTTGAAGTTTATTTAAAGCCATTTAGAATAGTTTTTGCATCAAA GGCTAAGGATACCCACGAATTTACCCTATCACACTTCTTAAACAGACAAAAACATGTGTTACATGGATATGAGGCTAGGAAATTAAAGTTTGTGCCAAAG ATTGTATATGTTACGTGTGAGAGACTTCTAGAACTTGCAGGATTAGGAAATTCTTTGTCAAGATTTATACAATCCAGTGAACATGAATTTCATGTGGAACATTTAAAAACTATACCTGAAGATGGCGAGGTTTCTCTCCCCCGTAACGAGTCTAAATCATCACTAGACGAACTTGCCACATCATCCAGTAAGAACATGAGCACACAAAAGGAGAAAACAGCCCTGTCACGGACCAAAAGTGTCTCCATGGAGGATTTAAAGGATGAAAAGCTCAAGTCATTACATGTACCTGGTGATAATCAGTCAGATACAAGTTCCAGGAATCTGTCTCCGGACACCAGTCTGGAGGGTGACCAAGGTTTGGAGGCTGTCAAACCAAAGACTGCCACCAAGAGGAAGTATACTCTGGAGGACGTAGCGGCAGAGCTAGGGGCCACATCCTACCCACAAGAGGTGTTTGACAAGGCAGATAAACATGAG ATGGACCTTAATGACAAAGATGATGCCTGGTCTAAACTTGCACAAGAAGCAGACCCggcagttgtctcccttgttttATGGGAGTGGCTGGACCAACTGAAG GAGCCTATTCTCAGAGCTCAGGATCTAAAGAGTATACTGCCATACAAAGATGACCCAGAGACAGGACTACAGAAGCTGGAGAAG GGCTCAAGGAACACCATTCTATATGTGGTGAAGGTCATAGAAAAACTCAAACCTATTAGTGAGGATGTGGAAGCTAAGATTTACGAGAAGCTGATGTCC TATCTGACACAGCAGTGGGTCATGGCTACAACAGATTTACTGAGTACGACCGACAGCTGGGCCATGTCCACTCGTGATAGTACCGACGACTCGCGCGACCACTGGGTAGATATGAAACCAAAAACAGCCGCAGATCTTACAACGTTCTTTAACAACTTACAAAACTTTGTGAAGtctacagataaagaaaaaTGA